Part of the Caminicella sporogenes DSM 14501 genome is shown below.
CTAATCCGTCCATTGAAATTGACTGCTTTTCTAAAGTATCTCTTCTCACAGCCATAACTTGATTGTTTTGTATATCTCTTGGTCCTATTTCTATACGAACAGGTACACCTTTCATTTCATATTCATTAAATTTCCAACCTGGTGAATAATTTTCATTGTCATCAAGTTCTACTCTTACTCCCACATCTTGAAGAAGCTTTTTAAGCTCATAAGCCTTATCTAAAACTCCTTCTTTATGTTGAGCTATAGGTATAATAACCACTTGAATAGGTGCTACTCTTGGTGGTAGTACTAATCCTCTATTATCTCCATGAACCATTATTAATCCACCTATTAATCTTGTAGATACACCCCATGAAGTATGATAAGGATTCTGTAAATCTCCATTCCTATCTAAGAAAGTAATTTCAAAAGCCTTTGTAAAATGCTGACCTAAATTATGAGATGTACCAGCTTGAAGAGCCTTACCATCATGCATAAGTGCTTCCATAGTATAAGTAGCATGAGCACCTGCAAATTTTTCCTTATCACTCTTTCTACCTGTAATTACAGGCATAGCTAATAAATTTTCTGCCATTTCTCTATAAATTTCTAATATTCTCAATGTTTCTTCTTGAGCCTCTTCTTCTGTTTCATGAAGAGTATGTCCTTCCTGCCATAAAAACTCAGAAGTTCTTAAAAATGGTCTAGTACTCTTTTCCCATCTTACAACACTACACCATTGATTATATAAATATGGAAGTTCTCTATAAGATTTCAACCACTTTGCATACATTGAACAGATTATAGTTTCCGAAGTAGGTCTAACACATAATCTTTCTGCTAACTTTTCCTTTCCTCCATGAGTTACCCAAGCTACTTCAGGTGCAAAACCTTCAACATGTTCAGCTTCTTTTTTCAGTAAACTTTCAGGTATAAGTAGTGGAAAATAACAATTTTTATGTCCAGTTTCTTTAAATTTCTTATCAAGATAGTTTTGAATATTTTCCCAAATAGCATATCCATATGGCTTAATAACCATAAACCCCTTAACTGGTGAATAATCTACTAAGTCAGTCTTTAAAATAACATCTGTGTACCACTGAGGAAAATCTACTTCCATAGCCGTAATTTCTTTAACAAACTCCTTATCATTTTTACTCATACTAAAAATCCTCCTTATTATTTTTTAATTTTAATCTGATTTTCATAGACTCATTTTAAATTTGTTTAATAAATTTTTAAATATGTTTTTAACTTTATAATCTCTCATTTTAGAGTTATAAAAGGCCTTTTCACAACTCTGAACTTTAACTAATTCCTACTCTAAAACTTTACATCTTTTCATATATTTATTTTAGCTTTAGCTGAAAATTTTAATTTCTCACAAAAACTCACAATAAAAATAAAAACCTTCATCTCTTATTTAGAGACGAAGGTATTCTCGCGGTACCACTCTAATTAATCTAGTATCAACTACTAGATTCCCTCTTAGCGATGATAACGGTATCGCAACCGTATGACTTATTATTCGTCATAAGCTCTGGGACGGGTTCGAAATGCATATATCCTGTGAAATCTTCCAGCCAATGGATTTCACTCTCTGTAGGCATCATCATTTCTACTATTTCCCTTCATAACCAAAATCAATATAAAATTATTTGAGTTCTCAAAAGACTCTTAATTTCTAACTTTTAAAAATTATGTCTGATTTTTTGTTTTGTTAATATAATATATAAAATATTATATTTTGTCAACAGAAACAATAGCTTGAGCAGCTATTCCCTCTCCCGTTCCAGTAAATCCAAGACCTTCAGTAGTTGTAGCCTTAATATTTATAGAGTCTTTATCAATACTTAAAGTATTTGCAATATTTTTTCTCATATCTTCTATATAAGGAGCCATTTTAGGCTTTTGAGCTATAATCACAGCATCAATATTATTTACCCTATATCCTTTTTCTTTCAATCTATTATTAACTTTACTAAGAAGTTTTATACTTGATATTCCTTTATATCTGTTATCTGTATCCGGAAAAAGCTTTCCAATATCTCCTAAAGCTACTGCCCCCAACATAGCATCTTTGATTGCATGAAGTAAAACATCCGCATCTGAATGTCCTAAAAGTCCTTTTTGATATGGAATATCAACACCACCAAGTATAAGTTTTCTTCCTTCAACTAATCTATGCACATCATAGCCAATTCCTACTCTCATATTTTTTTCACACTCCTTATAAAATAAATATATTCGACCTATTTCCC
Proteins encoded:
- the proS gene encoding proline--tRNA ligase, whose amino-acid sequence is MSKNDKEFVKEITAMEVDFPQWYTDVILKTDLVDYSPVKGFMVIKPYGYAIWENIQNYLDKKFKETGHKNCYFPLLIPESLLKKEAEHVEGFAPEVAWVTHGGKEKLAERLCVRPTSETIICSMYAKWLKSYRELPYLYNQWCSVVRWEKSTRPFLRTSEFLWQEGHTLHETEEEAQEETLRILEIYREMAENLLAMPVITGRKSDKEKFAGAHATYTMEALMHDGKALQAGTSHNLGQHFTKAFEITFLDRNGDLQNPYHTSWGVSTRLIGGLIMVHGDNRGLVLPPRVAPIQVVIIPIAQHKEGVLDKAYELKKLLQDVGVRVELDDNENYSPGWKFNEYEMKGVPVRIEIGPRDIQNNQVMAVRRDTLEKQSISMDGLADSILNLLDTIHNDMLERARKHRDENTYYIEDFEDLKKKMTEKLGFAKAMWCGERECEDNLKAETGATIRCIPFKQEDLGDKCHFCGKKAKHMVYVAKAY
- the ispF gene encoding 2-C-methyl-D-erythritol 2,4-cyclodiphosphate synthase is translated as MRVGIGYDVHRLVEGRKLILGGVDIPYQKGLLGHSDADVLLHAIKDAMLGAVALGDIGKLFPDTDNRYKGISSIKLLSKVNNRLKEKGYRVNNIDAVIIAQKPKMAPYIEDMRKNIANTLSIDKDSINIKATTTEGLGFTGTGEGIAAQAIVSVDKI